Proteins from a single region of Haloterrigena alkaliphila:
- a CDS encoding AMP-dependent synthetase/ligase, with translation MNLSEAESRFEHRAIELDTLAEMFERSVERNGDTAAQQYKGGIYDRSLAGDGAETPIEPAPDGEFASITYDEMGHLVRRIAAGFRDLGITDGERVGMFADTRMEWALSDFGILAAGGVVTTVYKSSSPDQIRYLLDDPGASGVVVENENLLEKVLTVEDDLDLEFVVVFDELERDEHAARDDILTLADLYRRGAAAFDREAYDSWLEARDVDDLASLIYTSGTTGQPKGVTLTHRNLRSNVNQLYRRYGPRPDKGEDDPSVTADSTALTFLPLAHVFERTAGHFMRFAAGACVAYAESPDTFAEDLAVVEADSTTSVPRVYEKLYDGIRESAAEDEDRKEALEWAFDVARRYNEADDPDAELESELADADELVFATIREKLGGNIEFMVSGGGSLSPELCELFHTMGLPILEGYGMTEAAPVVATNPPSDPRIDTVGPVLTGVETKLDSSVVREADFDDEGEVGELLLKGPNVTEGYWEKPSATDRAFTEDGWFRTGDIVHERPDGYLEFRERTKQLIVLSTGKNVAPGPLEDAFVSTDVVEQAMVVGDGEKFVGALLVPNVEGLADRAEREGVSLPDDIESLVENEWVLEEVEATVDEVNEGFESYETIKEFRLVPEGFTEENDLMTPTMKKKRSKIEDRYEHLVEEIYAGDKVEASSD, from the coding sequence ATGAATTTGTCCGAAGCCGAATCCCGGTTCGAGCATCGGGCGATAGAACTCGATACGCTGGCCGAAATGTTCGAGCGCAGCGTCGAGCGAAACGGTGACACCGCAGCCCAGCAGTACAAGGGCGGCATCTACGACCGGTCGCTGGCCGGCGACGGAGCCGAGACGCCAATCGAACCCGCGCCGGACGGGGAGTTCGCGTCGATCACCTACGACGAGATGGGGCACCTCGTCCGTCGAATCGCGGCCGGCTTCCGCGACCTCGGGATCACCGACGGCGAGCGCGTTGGGATGTTCGCGGACACGCGCATGGAGTGGGCGCTCTCTGACTTCGGAATCCTCGCCGCCGGTGGCGTCGTGACCACCGTCTACAAGAGTTCCTCGCCGGACCAGATCCGGTACCTGCTCGACGACCCCGGCGCCTCCGGCGTCGTCGTCGAAAACGAGAACCTCCTCGAGAAGGTCCTCACGGTCGAGGACGACCTCGACCTCGAGTTCGTCGTCGTCTTCGACGAACTCGAGCGCGACGAGCACGCCGCCCGCGACGATATCCTCACGCTCGCCGACCTCTACCGGCGCGGCGCCGCGGCGTTCGACCGCGAGGCGTACGACTCGTGGCTCGAGGCCCGCGACGTCGACGATCTGGCGAGCCTGATCTACACCAGCGGGACGACGGGGCAGCCCAAGGGCGTGACGCTGACCCACCGGAACCTGCGGTCGAACGTCAACCAGCTCTACCGGCGGTACGGCCCGCGACCGGACAAGGGTGAGGACGACCCGTCGGTCACGGCCGACTCGACCGCCCTCACCTTCCTCCCGTTGGCCCACGTCTTCGAGCGAACGGCGGGGCACTTCATGCGGTTCGCGGCCGGCGCCTGCGTCGCCTACGCCGAGAGCCCCGACACGTTCGCCGAGGACCTCGCCGTAGTCGAGGCCGACAGCACGACGAGCGTCCCGCGGGTCTACGAGAAGCTCTACGACGGCATCCGCGAGAGCGCCGCCGAGGACGAGGACCGGAAGGAGGCCCTCGAGTGGGCCTTCGACGTGGCCCGGCGGTACAACGAGGCGGACGACCCCGACGCGGAACTCGAGTCCGAACTCGCGGACGCGGACGAACTCGTCTTCGCGACGATCCGCGAGAAGCTCGGCGGGAACATCGAGTTCATGGTCAGCGGCGGCGGGAGCCTCTCGCCGGAGCTCTGCGAACTCTTCCACACGATGGGCCTGCCCATCCTCGAGGGATACGGCATGACCGAGGCCGCGCCGGTCGTCGCGACGAACCCGCCGAGCGATCCGCGCATCGACACCGTCGGGCCCGTGCTCACGGGCGTCGAGACGAAACTCGACAGTTCCGTCGTCCGCGAGGCGGACTTCGACGACGAGGGCGAGGTCGGTGAACTGCTGCTCAAGGGCCCCAACGTGACCGAGGGGTACTGGGAGAAGCCCAGCGCGACCGATCGCGCCTTCACGGAAGATGGGTGGTTCCGCACCGGCGACATCGTCCACGAGCGGCCCGACGGCTACCTCGAGTTCCGCGAGCGCACGAAGCAACTGATCGTGCTCTCGACGGGGAAGAACGTCGCGCCCGGCCCGCTCGAGGACGCCTTCGTCTCGACCGACGTCGTCGAGCAGGCGATGGTCGTCGGCGACGGCGAGAAGTTCGTCGGCGCCCTGCTCGTTCCGAACGTCGAGGGGCTCGCCGACCGGGCCGAGCGCGAGGGCGTCTCGCTGCCCGACGACATCGAGTCACTGGTCGAAAACGAGTGGGTCCTCGAGGAGGTCGAAGCCACCGTCGACGAGGTCAACGAGGGCTTCGAGTCCTACGAGACGATCAAGGAGTTCCGGCTGGTCCCCGAGGGCTTCACCGAGGAGAACGACCTCATGACGCCGACGATGAAGAAGAAGCGCTCGAAGATCGAAGACCGCTACGAACACCTCGTCGAGGAGATCTACGCGGGCGACAAAGTCGAAGCGAGTTCGGACTGA
- a CDS encoding 30S ribosomal protein S13: MSEEEPQEQQNDEDLRYFVRIGQTDLDGTKSVERSLSEMNGIGRRTARLIADEAGVDRTATFGRLDDDVIETVVEVVENYADEVPDWLNNRQDDFYSGETTHEIGNDLQLTRQHDINRMKMIDSYKGVRHKRGQKVRGQRTKSTGRTEGTIGVNVEEIREEQAEEAAAEEEDEGE, translated from the coding sequence ATGAGCGAGGAAGAACCTCAAGAACAACAGAACGACGAAGATCTCCGGTACTTCGTCCGCATCGGGCAGACGGACCTCGATGGGACGAAGTCCGTCGAGCGCTCGCTGTCGGAGATGAACGGGATCGGTCGACGGACCGCCCGACTCATCGCCGACGAAGCGGGCGTCGACCGAACCGCGACGTTCGGTCGACTCGACGACGACGTCATCGAGACGGTCGTCGAGGTCGTCGAGAACTACGCCGACGAAGTCCCCGACTGGCTCAACAACCGTCAGGACGACTTCTACAGCGGCGAAACGACCCACGAGATCGGCAACGATCTCCAGTTGACTCGACAGCACGACATCAACCGGATGAAGATGATCGACTCCTACAAGGGCGTCCGCCACAAGCGGGGCCAGAAGGTTCGCGGTCAGCGAACCAAGTCCACCGGCCGAACGGAGGGCACCATCGGAGTCAACGTCGAAGAGATCCGCGAAGAACAGGCCGAAGAGGCCGCCGCCGAAGAAGAGGACGAGGGTGAATAA
- a CDS encoding 30S ribosomal protein S4, producing MPLGTDTKQYETPNHPYQGERIASEHSLVDRYGLSNKEELWRAQSELRSYRREARELLGQAQGDETVQRRSEEFLGRLKRVGILDETDELGDILSLEIEDILERRLQTVVYRKGLANTTPQARQFIIHGHIVVDGQRHSVPSYVVDVDEEDLVAFDENSPLADDLHPERAEGQ from the coding sequence ATGCCACTCGGCACTGACACCAAACAATACGAGACGCCGAACCACCCCTACCAGGGTGAGCGCATCGCGAGCGAACACTCGCTGGTCGACCGCTACGGACTTTCGAACAAGGAAGAGCTCTGGCGGGCCCAGTCCGAACTTCGCTCCTACCGGCGCGAGGCCCGCGAACTGCTCGGCCAGGCCCAGGGCGACGAGACCGTCCAGCGCCGCTCCGAGGAGTTCCTCGGACGGCTCAAGCGCGTCGGCATCCTCGACGAGACCGACGAACTCGGCGACATCCTGTCGCTCGAGATCGAGGACATCCTCGAGCGTCGGCTCCAGACGGTTGTCTACCGCAAGGGACTGGCCAACACGACCCCGCAGGCGCGCCAGTTCATCATCCACGGGCACATCGTGGTCGACGGCCAGCGCCACAGCGTGCCGTCGTACGTCGTCGACGTCGACGAGGAGGATCTCGTCGCGTTCGACGAGAACAGCCCACTCGCGGACGATCTCCACCCGGAACGAGCGGAGGGTCAATAA
- a CDS encoding 30S ribosomal protein S11 has translation MSQDDDKWGIAHVHASFNNTVMTVTDLTGAETIAKSSGGTAVKQNRDEASPYAAMQMAESVAEEVKAAGITGLHVRVRGPGGNLQKSPGPGAQATIRALARSGIEIGRIEDVTPIPHDGSRAPKGKGGY, from the coding sequence ATGAGTCAGGACGACGACAAATGGGGCATCGCCCACGTACACGCATCGTTCAACAACACCGTCATGACCGTGACCGACCTCACGGGCGCGGAGACGATCGCCAAGTCCTCCGGCGGGACCGCGGTCAAGCAGAACCGCGACGAGGCGTCGCCGTACGCGGCCATGCAGATGGCCGAGTCCGTCGCCGAGGAGGTCAAAGCGGCCGGCATCACCGGACTCCACGTGCGAGTCCGTGGCCCCGGCGGTAACCTCCAGAAGTCCCCCGGTCCCGGCGCGCAGGCGACGATCCGCGCGCTCGCCCGTTCGGGCATCGAGATCGGGCGCATCGAGGACGTCACGCCGATCCCCCACGACGGATCGCGCGCACCCAAAGGCAAGGGCGGCTACTAG
- a CDS encoding DNA-directed RNA polymerase subunit D translates to MSEEYDVEFVERGEREARFLVRGVTPGFANGIRRAMLADVPTMAIDTVRFIENSSVMFDEQLALRLGLVPLTTPPEGEFGEDETVTLSIDVEGPATAYSGDLVSADDLVQPAEDDVPIIDLKDDQRLEAEADAIVDRGKDHAKHQGGVAVGYRHLQRVEVVGDVAEFEEEESQIVRGVVEDDGELVPTSEFDHDLSNRYPGKEVTVEDVSNAFVFHVETDGSFSVEELVTRAADSIESRATDLEEAVQL, encoded by the coding sequence ATGAGTGAGGAGTACGACGTCGAGTTCGTCGAACGCGGGGAACGCGAGGCGCGATTCCTCGTTCGGGGCGTCACCCCCGGATTCGCCAACGGCATCCGACGAGCGATGCTCGCCGACGTGCCGACGATGGCCATCGACACCGTCCGGTTCATCGAGAACTCGTCGGTCATGTTCGACGAGCAACTCGCCTTGCGACTCGGGCTCGTCCCGCTGACGACCCCGCCGGAGGGCGAGTTCGGCGAGGACGAAACCGTCACGCTCTCGATCGACGTCGAAGGACCGGCCACCGCCTACTCAGGCGACCTGGTCTCCGCGGACGACCTCGTCCAGCCCGCCGAGGACGACGTCCCGATCATCGACCTCAAGGACGATCAGCGCCTCGAGGCCGAGGCCGACGCCATCGTCGACCGCGGGAAGGACCACGCCAAACATCAGGGCGGCGTGGCCGTCGGCTACCGACACCTCCAGCGCGTGGAGGTCGTCGGCGACGTAGCCGAGTTCGAAGAGGAGGAGTCACAGATCGTTCGCGGCGTCGTCGAAGACGACGGCGAACTCGTTCCCACGAGCGAGTTCGACCACGACCTCTCGAACCGGTATCCGGGCAAGGAGGTCACCGTCGAGGACGTTTCCAACGCGTTCGTCTTCCACGTGGAGACGGACGGCTCCTTTAGCGTCGAAGAGCTGGTCACGCGGGCCGCCGATTCGATCGAGAGCCGCGCGACCGATCTCGAAGAAGCAGTACAGCTATAG
- a CDS encoding 50S ribosomal protein L18e produces the protein MSSKTNPRLTDLIADLKSTSRETDADVWRDVADRLEKPRRTHAEVNLGRIERYAREEETVVVPGKVLGSGALQKNVTVAAVNFSSSAETKIEQVGEPVSLEQALEANPDGSNVRVIR, from the coding sequence ATGAGTAGCAAAACCAATCCGAGGCTCACCGATCTCATCGCCGACTTGAAGTCGACGTCCCGAGAGACGGACGCCGACGTCTGGCGAGACGTCGCGGATCGACTCGAGAAGCCCCGGCGTACCCACGCTGAGGTAAACCTGGGCCGTATCGAGCGATACGCGCGCGAAGAAGAGACTGTCGTCGTCCCCGGCAAAGTGCTGGGCTCCGGCGCACTACAGAAAAACGTCACGGTCGCCGCCGTCAACTTCTCTTCGTCCGCAGAGACGAAGATCGAACAGGTCGGCGAACCGGTATCGCTCGAGCAAGCGCTCGAAGCAAACCCCGACGGATCCAACGTGCGGGTGATTCGATGA
- a CDS encoding 50S ribosomal protein L13: protein MSIAEFDADVVVDARDCILGRVASEVSQRALDGERVAIVNAEDAVITGDKEDIFDTYRTRLQLGSDSGPYYPKRPDTIFKRSVRGMLPYKKTRGREALDNVRVYVGNPYADDDDREAQILEGTSLDRLSNIRFVHLGEVSDQLGANVTW, encoded by the coding sequence ATGAGTATCGCGGAATTCGACGCGGACGTCGTCGTCGACGCCCGCGACTGCATTCTCGGTCGCGTCGCCAGCGAAGTGTCCCAGCGCGCGCTCGACGGCGAGCGCGTCGCGATCGTCAACGCCGAGGACGCCGTCATCACCGGCGACAAGGAGGACATCTTCGACACCTACCGCACGCGACTCCAGCTGGGATCCGACAGCGGTCCGTACTACCCGAAGCGACCGGACACGATCTTCAAGCGCTCCGTTCGCGGGATGCTTCCCTACAAGAAGACCCGCGGTCGCGAGGCGCTGGACAACGTCCGCGTCTACGTCGGCAACCCCTACGCGGACGACGACGACCGCGAGGCGCAGATCCTCGAGGGGACGTCGCTGGATCGCCTGTCGAACATCCGCTTCGTCCACCTGGGCGAAGTCTCCGACCAACTCGGTGCTAACGTCACATGGTAA
- a CDS encoding 30S ribosomal protein S9: protein MVTNTSGKKKTAVARATVREGEGRVRIDSKPVELVEPEMARLKMLEPFRIAGEDLRSEMDIDVRVEGGGISGQADAVRTAIARGIVQHTNDAELRDAYMEFDRSLLVNDVRQSEPKKWGGPGARARYQKSYR from the coding sequence ATGGTAACCAACACGAGCGGCAAGAAGAAGACGGCCGTCGCCCGCGCCACCGTCCGCGAGGGCGAGGGTCGCGTCCGAATCGACTCCAAGCCTGTCGAACTGGTCGAACCGGAGATGGCCCGGCTCAAGATGCTCGAGCCGTTCCGCATCGCCGGCGAGGACCTTCGCAGCGAGATGGACATCGACGTCCGCGTCGAGGGTGGCGGCATCAGCGGGCAGGCAGACGCCGTCCGCACCGCCATCGCCCGCGGCATCGTCCAGCACACCAACGACGCCGAACTCCGCGACGCCTACATGGAGTTCGACCGCTCGCTGCTGGTCAACGACGTTCGCCAGTCCGAACCGAAGAAGTGGGGCGGCCCGGGCGCTCGGGCGCGCTACCAGAAGTCCTACCGCTAA
- a CDS encoding DNA-directed RNA polymerase subunit N, with the protein MMVPVRCFTCGNVVAKHWEEFDERANEGDEDPQEVLDELGVERYCCRRMLVSHTDLVDIVSPYQ; encoded by the coding sequence ATGATGGTACCGGTCCGGTGTTTCACCTGTGGCAACGTCGTCGCCAAACACTGGGAGGAGTTCGACGAGCGAGCCAACGAGGGCGACGAGGACCCCCAAGAAGTCCTCGACGAACTCGGCGTCGAGCGCTACTGCTGTCGGCGCATGCTCGTCAGTCACACTGACCTCGTCGACATCGTCTCCCCGTACCAGTAA
- a CDS encoding DNA-directed RNA polymerase subunit K encodes MEQQQHNRYEKARILGARALQVSYGAPVLIETEQTQPILVAAEEYDAGVLPFTVKRGYDRK; translated from the coding sequence ATGGAACAACAACAGCACAACCGCTACGAGAAGGCACGCATCCTTGGCGCTCGAGCGTTGCAGGTCTCCTACGGCGCGCCGGTGTTGATCGAGACCGAGCAGACCCAACCGATCCTCGTCGCCGCGGAGGAGTACGACGCCGGCGTGCTGCCGTTTACCGTCAAGCGGGGGTACGACCGGAAATGA
- the eno gene encoding phosphopyruvate hydratase, whose translation MTLITDIRLRRILDSRGNPTVEADVVTESGGFGRAAAPSGASTGEYEAVERPPSEAIAAARERAVPRLVGEVYAGNQRDVDAALHVADGTDDFSEIGANSAVAISMAAAKAGADVLGAPLFQHLGGTFRGDNFPIPLGNVVGGGEHAADATDIQEFLAAPVGAPSVEDAVFANAAVHEAVADLLEERDLPCGKGDEGAWAPSIDDGEAFEIVDEAVSRVRDEVGFEIAFGLDVAGAELYDAESGTYEYSDASRDTAEQIEYIADLVREYDLVYVEDPLDEDDYDAFADLTDEVGDQTLICGDDLFVTNTDRLVEGIDRGAANSILIKPNQIGTLTDAFDAIELATKNGYDSVVSHRSGETEDATIAHLAVATDAPYIKTGAVGGERTAKLNELIRIADDAT comes from the coding sequence ATGACGCTCATCACCGACATCCGGCTGCGTCGGATCCTCGACTCGCGAGGGAATCCGACGGTCGAGGCCGATGTCGTGACCGAGAGCGGCGGCTTCGGCCGCGCCGCGGCACCCAGCGGGGCCAGCACCGGCGAGTACGAGGCCGTCGAACGACCGCCGAGCGAAGCGATCGCCGCGGCCCGGGAACGCGCCGTTCCACGGCTCGTCGGCGAAGTGTACGCGGGCAATCAGCGCGACGTTGACGCCGCGCTCCACGTCGCGGACGGCACCGACGACTTCTCGGAGATCGGCGCCAACAGCGCGGTCGCCATCTCGATGGCCGCCGCGAAGGCGGGTGCCGACGTGCTCGGCGCCCCGCTCTTCCAGCATCTGGGCGGCACGTTCCGGGGCGACAACTTCCCGATTCCGCTGGGTAACGTCGTCGGCGGCGGCGAACACGCCGCCGACGCGACGGACATCCAGGAGTTTCTGGCCGCACCCGTCGGCGCGCCCAGCGTCGAAGACGCCGTCTTCGCCAACGCCGCCGTTCACGAGGCCGTCGCCGACCTGCTCGAGGAGCGCGACCTCCCCTGCGGCAAGGGTGACGAGGGCGCGTGGGCGCCGTCGATCGACGACGGCGAGGCCTTCGAGATCGTCGACGAGGCGGTCTCGCGGGTCCGAGACGAGGTCGGCTTCGAGATCGCGTTCGGTCTCGACGTCGCCGGCGCCGAGCTGTACGACGCCGAGTCGGGAACGTACGAGTACAGCGACGCGAGCCGCGATACGGCCGAGCAGATCGAGTACATCGCGGACCTCGTTCGCGAGTACGACCTCGTCTACGTCGAGGATCCCCTCGACGAGGACGATTACGACGCCTTCGCCGACCTCACGGACGAAGTCGGCGATCAGACGCTGATCTGCGGTGACGACCTGTTCGTCACCAACACGGATCGGCTCGTCGAGGGCATCGATCGCGGCGCGGCCAACAGCATCCTGATCAAGCCGAACCAGATCGGGACGCTGACGGACGCGTTCGACGCGATCGAACTCGCGACGAAGAACGGCTACGACTCGGTCGTCTCCCACCGCTCGGGCGAGACCGAGGACGCGACGATCGCACACCTCGCCGTGGCGACCGACGCCCCGTACATCAAGACGGGCGCCGTCGGCGGCGAGCGAACCGCGAAGCTCAACGAGCTCATCAGAATCGCAGACGACGCGACATGA